A stretch of the Papaver somniferum cultivar HN1 chromosome 6, ASM357369v1, whole genome shotgun sequence genome encodes the following:
- the LOC113285917 gene encoding ubiquitin-conjugating enzyme E2 1-like → MASSSSQLRLMSDLKSIINEPPEGCSASPLSDENLFVWSATIFGPDETPWEGGVFGLRLTFGDCYPEKPPRVRFTCEIFHPNVYQDGTLCMDIIQDAWSPCHSVCTILTSVQSLLTDPNPASPANPEAAQMYQHDIQSYNRRVRRCARRSIES, encoded by the exons ATGGCATCTTCTTCATCACAGCTTCGACTTATGTCAGATCTTAAATCCATCATTAACGAACCTCCAGAG GGATGTAGTGCAAGTCCTTTATCTGATGAGAATTTGTTTGTTTGGAGCGCTACAATATTTGGTCCAGATGAAACCCCTTGGGAAG GTGGTGTTTTTGGATTACGATTGACGTTTGGAGATTGCTATCCGGAAAAGCCCCCTCGTGTTCGGTTTACATGTGAAATTTTCCATCCTAATG TTTATCAAGATGGAACACTTTGCATGGACATAATCCAGGACGCATGGTCACCCTGTCACAGTGTTTGCACAATTCTCACGTCAGTTCAG TCTCTACTTACTGACCCAAATCCGGCTAGTCCTGCAAATCCTGAAGCTGCTCAGATGTATCAACATGATATACAATCTTACAACAG GAGAGTCCGCCGATGTGCTCGCAGATCCATCGAGTCTTAA